The following proteins are co-located in the Flectobacillus major DSM 103 genome:
- the moaA gene encoding GTP 3',8-cyclase MoaA gives MTTNNPISLQPNARPVLYDNHGRPITYLRLAVTDRCNLRCFYCMPEEGIQYLHKSKLLTYEEMLRIVGVLAELGVHKVRITGGEPFVRHNLIDFMYQLAAIDGIDELNITTNGVLTGQYLRQMKEIGIKSVNLSLDTLDAKRFFEITRRNEFEKVYQTLFDLLDAGFDVKINAVVMDGKNTDDILPLVALTQHYPVSVRFIEEMPFNGEGAHYPILRWNLHKILDTIKVAYPALTKIKDAPYSTSYNYQIPDFKGNIGVIAAFSRTFCGTCNRIRMTAQGELKTCLYDEGVLSIRDLIRSGISDGELKTVFVKTFQHRAKDGFEAEKRRTSLVTESMTTIGG, from the coding sequence GTGACAACAAATAACCCTATATCGCTCCAGCCCAATGCCCGACCTGTCTTGTACGACAATCATGGTCGGCCTATTACCTATTTGCGATTGGCTGTCACAGACCGATGCAACTTACGATGCTTTTATTGTATGCCCGAAGAAGGCATTCAATATCTTCATAAAAGTAAATTACTTACCTACGAAGAAATGCTCAGAATTGTAGGAGTTTTGGCAGAATTAGGGGTTCATAAAGTACGTATTACTGGCGGTGAGCCTTTTGTACGCCACAATTTGATAGATTTTATGTATCAATTGGCGGCAATTGATGGTATCGACGAGCTAAATATTACGACCAATGGCGTACTAACGGGCCAGTATCTTCGACAAATGAAAGAAATTGGTATAAAATCAGTTAACCTGAGTCTGGATACCCTCGACGCTAAGCGTTTTTTTGAAATTACCCGCAGAAACGAATTTGAAAAGGTATATCAAACCTTATTTGACTTGCTCGATGCTGGCTTTGATGTAAAAATAAATGCCGTGGTAATGGATGGAAAAAATACCGACGATATTCTTCCTTTGGTGGCTCTAACTCAGCATTATCCTGTTTCGGTACGTTTTATTGAAGAAATGCCTTTCAATGGCGAAGGGGCACACTACCCTATTTTACGTTGGAATCTTCATAAAATCCTAGATACTATCAAAGTGGCTTATCCTGCATTAACCAAAATAAAGGATGCTCCTTATTCTACGTCATACAATTACCAAATACCTGATTTTAAAGGGAATATAGGTGTAATAGCAGCTTTTTCTCGTACCTTCTGTGGCACTTGCAACCGTATCAGAATGACAGCTCAGGGCGAACTCAAAACCTGCCTCTATGATGAGGGTGTACTGAGTATCAGAGACCTGATACGCTCGGGTATTTCGGATGGCGAACTCAAAACAGTATTTGTCAAAACCTTTCAGCATAGAGCGAAAGATGGCTTTGAGGCTGAAAAAAGAAGGACATCGCTTGTTACCGAATCTATGACTACCATTGGCGGATAA
- a CDS encoding bifunctional heptose 7-phosphate kinase/heptose 1-phosphate adenyltransferase, whose translation MLYHLTTPMRYWMGNSILAMTINQIFDNFNSLKVLIIGDLMIDSYTWGKVERISPEAPVPVVNVKNREMRLGGAGNVVMNVQALGAQAIICSVIGKDSYGDSLLKLLAEKNLSTAGILQSNTRITTVKERIIAGSQQVVRVDTETDQLITLEERTLLLEKIKQLASDANVIIFEDYDKGVLSKELIAEVIAFANTHQIPTVVDPKKRNFLNYQHATLFKPNLKELKEGLNIQFDVKNPAELANAVAQLKNTLQVDGAFVTLSEQGVFINFQNQEKHIPAHIRQIADVSGAGDTVISIAACCVALGLSPELVAGLSNLGGGLVCESVGVVPIDKTLLKTEALQNYANS comes from the coding sequence ATGTTGTATCATCTTACAACACCAATGCGTTATTGGATGGGCAATTCTATATTAGCAATGACAATTAACCAGATTTTTGATAATTTCAATAGCCTAAAAGTCCTCATTATCGGGGATTTAATGATTGATTCCTACACTTGGGGAAAAGTAGAGCGTATTTCACCCGAAGCTCCTGTACCTGTAGTAAATGTAAAAAATCGTGAAATGCGATTGGGTGGTGCAGGCAATGTAGTGATGAACGTACAGGCTTTAGGAGCTCAAGCGATTATTTGCTCGGTTATTGGTAAAGATTCTTACGGCGATTCGCTGTTGAAGCTTCTTGCCGAAAAAAACCTTTCTACCGCAGGAATTTTGCAATCAAATACTCGTATTACTACTGTAAAAGAACGAATTATTGCTGGTTCTCAGCAAGTTGTGCGAGTAGACACCGAAACCGACCAACTGATTACTCTGGAAGAACGTACCCTATTGCTTGAGAAAATCAAACAACTGGCAAGTGATGCCAATGTCATTATTTTTGAAGATTACGACAAGGGTGTGTTATCAAAAGAGCTTATTGCCGAGGTTATTGCATTTGCCAATACCCATCAAATCCCAACGGTAGTAGACCCCAAAAAACGTAATTTTCTGAATTATCAGCATGCTACACTTTTCAAACCTAATTTGAAAGAACTAAAAGAAGGACTTAATATTCAGTTTGATGTAAAGAATCCTGCTGAATTAGCCAATGCTGTAGCTCAGCTCAAAAATACACTACAAGTAGATGGTGCCTTTGTTACACTGTCAGAACAAGGTGTATTTATCAATTTTCAAAATCAAGAAAAACATATCCCTGCTCATATTCGTCAGATTGCCGATGTTTCGGGTGCTGGCGATACCGTTATTTCTATTGCAGCTTGCTGTGTTGCCCTTGGGCTATCGCCCGAGCTTGTGGCAGGTCTATCTAACCTTGGTGGTGGATTAGTTTGTGAATCGGTAGGGGTTGTACCTATCGACAAAACATTATTGAAAACCGAAGCTCTCCAAAATTATGCAAATAGTTAA
- a CDS encoding RidA family protein yields the protein MSRQNILTGSTWEDKMGYCRAVRIGNIVEVSGTVAIVDGEKVKADDAYAQTLNILERIAKVLEEAGVSTKDVVRTRIFTTDITKFDDIAKAHGAYFGEIKPTTGIYEISKLVSPDYLVEIEFTAIAQ from the coding sequence ATGTCTAGACAAAATATTTTGACAGGCTCTACTTGGGAAGATAAAATGGGCTATTGTCGTGCAGTAAGAATCGGAAATATCGTTGAGGTATCAGGAACAGTGGCTATCGTTGATGGCGAAAAAGTAAAAGCTGATGATGCCTACGCCCAAACCCTCAATATATTGGAGCGTATCGCCAAAGTACTAGAAGAGGCAGGTGTATCTACAAAAGATGTTGTAAGAACACGAATTTTTACTACCGATATTACCAAGTTTGATGATATTGCCAAAGCTCACGGAGCTTATTTTGGCGAAATCAAACCAACTACTGGTATTTACGAGATTTCAAAATTAGTATCGCCTGATTACTTGGTAGAAATTGAATTTACAGCCATTGCTCAATAA
- a CDS encoding MoaD/ThiS family protein — translation MKYTIALFGITKEIVGKSSTIIETAEPADVQTLLEVLKNQYPKLAAIRSLLVAVNSEYANGQQVVEEHDEIALIPPVSGG, via the coding sequence ATGAAATATACAATTGCTCTTTTTGGAATTACCAAAGAAATTGTGGGTAAGAGTAGTACAATTATAGAAACTGCCGAACCCGCCGATGTGCAAACGCTGTTGGAAGTATTAAAAAATCAGTACCCAAAACTAGCAGCCATAAGGTCATTGTTGGTGGCTGTCAATAGCGAATATGCCAACGGCCAACAGGTGGTAGAAGAACACGACGAAATTGCACTGATACCGCCTGTAAGTGGAGGATAA
- a CDS encoding GNAT family N-acetyltransferase — protein MQIVNYQKDTFSISTDKSKLQLDIVQDYLANRSYWAQGIPMEIVQRSVENSIAFGVYLEDKQIGFCRVTSDLSTFAYLADVFILEEYRGNGLSKWLMECVLAHPDLQNLRRWVLATYDAHGLYTQFGFGPLDKPQNFMQIKKDNPYL, from the coding sequence ATGCAAATAGTTAATTATCAAAAAGATACTTTTAGTATTTCGACCGATAAATCCAAATTACAGTTAGATATCGTTCAGGATTATTTGGCCAATCGCTCATATTGGGCACAAGGTATTCCGATGGAAATAGTTCAGCGTTCTGTCGAAAATTCTATTGCCTTTGGGGTTTATTTGGAAGACAAACAAATAGGCTTCTGCCGTGTTACAAGCGACTTATCTACCTTTGCCTATTTGGCCGATGTATTCATTTTAGAAGAATATCGAGGCAACGGACTGTCTAAATGGCTAATGGAATGTGTATTGGCACATCCTGATTTACAAAATTTACGTCGCTGGGTATTGGCTACTTACGATGCACATGGTTTGTACACGCAGTTTGGTTTTGGTCCGCTCGACAAACCCCAAAATTTTATGCAAATCAAGAAAGATAACCCCTATTTATAA